TTGTCTATTTTTTGCTCTTCTGTAAAATCTTTAAGCTTGCAAATTTCTGCAAAAAGAACGTCAAAATCAATCGTTGCTCCTTTGTCTAATAGAAGCTCATAGGCAATGTCGAGCATCGAAAGCTCAGCAAGCTGCTCTTCATTGAACTTTTGTTGAATCATTTACGCGTCCCCTTTATCCCTTAGTCAATCTGCCTTTTCGTTGCAGATGCATATACTATTCACCATTATAAACACTTTACAGTGGTCTATGCCACCTTTTCGTAAAGAATTGAGACATCCTAATGCGAATTCCTTGTGAGAATGTCCTTTTTGTTGATTTTTCCTTTGAGTGAATCACACCGAAAGCGGTCATACTAATGAAAATTCGCTTTACTATTTTACTGGAGGAACACTTGATGAGTATTGTACTACTGTGCCTTAGTTTAATCGTGATTCTGATTATTTTTATTTGGGCAGACATTTATTTTGGAAAACGTGTGTTTACAAAAAATAATCCTTCACTCTATTCTGAGGGCTTTAATGATACACCACAGCTGTTTACAGATGGCGGTGAGTTTTTCGACACGTTATTTGCCGATATTGAAAACGCCAAACACGACATTTCTGTGTCATTTTTCATCGTCAAAAAAGATGCCCTTTCACGATTGTTTTTTCAGCATTTGAAAGAGGCAGCACAACGCGGCGTCTCCGTTTCTCTCCTTATAGATCGGCTAGGTAGTTTTAGAATTGGCAAAAAGGTAATTAAAGAAATAGAAGAGGCAGGCGTTCGCTTCGCTTTCAGCCATACCCCTAATTTCCCATTCATCTTTTTTAAAGCTTTGGCACGAAATCATCGTAAAATCGCTGTCATAGATGGAGAAATTAGCTATCTTGGTGGATTCAATGTCGCCAAGGAATACCTCGGTGAAAAACCTAAATTTGGCCCTTGGCGAGATTATCATCTTCGGTTTACTGGGGATGCAGTCCCAATTGTCCAATCGGTTTTTGCCAAGGATTTCGCCAAGGCAAAACAGATCAAAAACGAGCCCCATTTAAATAAGGCAACAACGCCTCTAGAGCAAAAGTCGTACACTTTTTTTATTTCAAACGGCTCGAGTGTAGCTCATCACTACATAGAGCTTTTTAACAAGGCAAACGCATCGATCTTTATTGGGTCTCCTTATTTTATCCCAAATCATCCGGTCATGATGGCTTTAGTGGATGCGGTGAAACGAGGAATTAAGGTCTCCGTGCTCGTACCGAAAAAGACAGATCATCTGCTCGTTCAGGAAGCATCATACCCTTACCTAAAGCAGTTACTGGAGTTGGGTTGTCCTGTGTATCAATACGAAAAAGGGTTTTATCACGGGAAATTATGTATGATTGATTCGTCTTACGTGGACATCGGAACGGCGAATTTTGATCGGCGCAGCTTTTTCTTAAACAGTGAGATGAATTGCCTGTCTTCAGACCAACAATTGATAAAGCTTTTGCAGCAACATATTCAACAAGACATTCAAAGCAGCTCAATATTAACACTGGATGAGCTGACAAAGTCCAATCCGATCCAGTGGACGAAACGCGCAGTTGCCTCATTCGTTGCCGGATTGCTTTAAGACAGGAAAGGAGCTTCATGTCATGCGCATACGGTTTGGCTATGTAGCCAATAATCTTTCGCTTTGGGATGGGTCACCATCAAGCACAATGACCTTTCGTCACTGGTCAACATTATCTGCCGCCGAACGTCAGCGTAAGCTTGAAGCAACAGCTGCTCATAATTTGGAGACCACCCTACGTATTCTTCATTACAACGTCGCACAAGGCATCCCGTTGTATCGTATGTCCTCCTCACTAATTCCACTTGCCACTCATCCAGAGGTGCAGTGGGATTACTCGCAGCGCTTCCAAACGCTATTTAGAGAAATCGGCACGTTCAGTAAAACCCACCAGCTTCGCCTCAGCATGCACCCTAACCAATTTACTTTGTTTACAAGTGACCGAGACGACATCACCGCCAATGCCATAAGTGACATGCTCTATCATCAACAGGTGTTCGAGCAGATGGAATTGTCCCAACGAGGAGTCATTAACATTCACGTAGGCGGCGCATATGGCGACAAAAAGGCCGCCATTGAACGTTTTTATAGCAACCTTTCACGCCTTCCCAAAAAAGCTCGTCTATTAATGACACTGGAAAATGATGATCGGACATACAATGCGGAAGAAACGCTAGCCATATGCCAGCAGGCAAATATTCCAATGGTGTTTGACTACCATCATCACAAAGCATTGCCTTCTGAACGTTCGCTTGAAGACCTTTTGCCAAGCATTTTCGCAACTTGGAAACGGTCTCCTTTCAAACCAAAGGTCCACCTCTCTTCCCCACGCAATGCAAAAGAGTTTCGCAAGCACGCTGAGTTCGTTGATCCGGCATTTGTAAGACCTTTTTTTCATCTTGCCACTAGCCTCGGCATAGAGTTTGACGTCATGATTGAGGCAAAGCAAAAAGAGCAGGCTCTCCTTGCCCTGCTCTCTCAGTTGGAGAAAGAACGCCGCGTCAAACGACTCGCTGGTGGTGTGTTGGACTGGCCGACCCCTTAAAGAAGGGACTAAAAAGTCCACTCCTTCTCAAGGCTTCAATCCCTCGCTGTTTTTACCGTTTAGCTTCAGCCGGCCTTCTTAATGCTTAGAATCAACTTTTCGAATCGTACGCCTACATCCGTTCTGGTGCGTTTACGCCAACAAGCGTAAGCGCATTTTTTAATGTCTGCTGAACCGATTTGACAAGCTGCAAACGGGCTTGTGTCAAAGGTCCATTCTCCGGATTAATGACCTTGTCCGCATTGTAAAAGCTGTGGAATGTACTAGCAAGCTCGTGCACATACTGCGTAATGCGATGTGGCGCACGTTTATCGGCTGCATCCTTCACCACTTCAGGGAAGCAACCGACTTTCTTTAGAAGGGCCTGCTCTTTGTCGCTCCCTAGCAACGACAAATCGGCTGATACAGCGACACTGATCCCTTTTTCTTCGGCCTGCTTGAAAATGCTCGATACACGGGCATGCGCATACTGCGCATAAAACACAGGGTTGTCATTGGATTCCGATTTCGCCAAATCAATATCAAAATCCAAGTGTGAATCAGGGCTTCTCATCGCAAAGAAGAACCTCATCGCATCAACACCGACGTCCTCCATCAGTTCACGGAGAGTGACTGCGTTGCCTGTTCGTTTGCTCATTTTCACCTTTTCACCGTTTTCAAACAGATTGACCATCTGAATAATCTCAACTTCAAGCGTTTCCTTTGAATGACCAAGCGCCTGAATGGCCGCCTGCATTCTTGGAATGTAACCATGGTGGTCAGCACCCCAAATATTAATCAACTTTGAAAACCCCCGCTCAATCTTGTCCTGATGATAGGCAATGTCTGGGGTTAGGTACGTGTAAGAACCATCGCTTTTAATGAGCACTCGGTCTTTGTCGTCGCCGTAAGTGGTGGAACGGAACCAAGTAGCTCCCTCTTCTTCGTAAATCTCACCATTTGCTTTTAATGTATCTAGCGCAGGCTGAATTTTTCCATTCTGATAGAGAGAGGTTTCGGAATACCATTCATCAAATGGCACCTTGAAATCCAACAAATCCTTTTTCAGCTTGTCCAATTCAAATTGCAGACCATAGGCTCGGAATGCAGCTAATCGGTCTGCTTCCGTTTGCGACACATAGCTTTCACCGTCCTGCTCCGCAAGCTGGCGGGCAATGTCTATGATATCGGCTCCGTGGTAGCCATCTTTCGGCATTTCCTTCTCCTGACCAAGTGCTTGAAAATAACGCGCTTCAATGGAACGAGCGAGTTGATCGACTTGGTTCCCAGCGTCATTAATGTAGTATTCCCTTGACACTTCGTGTCCTGCCGCCTGCAAAATATTACACAACGAATCACCAACAGCAGCTCCGCGAGCATGGCCAAGGTGCAGGGTGCCAGTCGGATTGGCAGACACAAATTCCACTTGAATGCGTTCAGGCTTGTCCGCATTCGAAGATCCGTAAGTGTCTTTGGCTTCAAGCACCTCTTCAACGACACCGATGAGCGCATGAACGTCTAAGCGAAAATTAATAAACCCTGGTCCAGCAATCTGAATATCGCTAACAGCTGTTTTTTGTTTATTAAAGGCAGCGACAATTGACTCCGCAATAGCACGAGGCGCTTTTTTCGCCGGACGTGCCAACTGCATTGCAATGTTTGTTGCATAATCGCCATGGGTTGAATCCTTTGGTGTTTCCAATAGGACAGTCGGGAGCTCTTCCTCTGTGACGAGGCCAGTTGCTAAAACGGCTCTTTCGACCTCCTTACTGATGGCCTGTTTCTTTGCTTCAAGAATGCTCATATTGTGTCCTCCATTATCTTTATCGTTGTATGATGAAACGCGGTAGCACCGCCAATGTCAAACTGGTAACGAAAGACCAAACTCGCATTAATGCCATCTTGGTCTTGAAAAGAGACCGATTCCGTTGTTGCTTTTGTAATCCATTGCCCCCACGGAACCTCATACTGCCCCTCTGTCGTCTCTCCTTCTCGATACACTTGACGCATCGAGCGCCCTCCGCTTCGAACGACCTTAAGCTCCGGTGGGTTCTTGTCTACCTCAAAGCGAACGACATTTTGTGTCCGTTCCTCATCTTCTCCCTCTTCATAAAAAACGAGAAACAGTCCGTTATTTGTTCTGCGGCGAATGCCTTTCGCTTCCACATGGATCGTTTCTTGTTCACCATCGCTTTTGATCATCGTATCCATAAGCACCTTGACTGCATGGGACGCCATCCCTTCACCTGCTTTCCTTACTCCACTCTGAACGTGCGCACTTTCTCTATTATAAAGTTCTTTAGGACCACCTGCAAACGAGGAAATAGTCATCCATCTATTGGTGATATACACAGGTTTTTCCTTGACGTTGCGCCTTTTTTCCTATAGTCTTTTTAGTATTAAACAGATTGTATCTTCGTATGTTCTTTCCAAAATGACCCTTAAAGGGAAGGGGAGTAGCCATGGCGAACGAAAAAATCATGGTCGTTGATGATGACATCGAGATCAATGAAATACTAACTCTGTACCTACGTAAAAATGGATTTCAGGTCATCTCAGCTGACGAGGGTCCAAAAGCTGTGGAATTGGTCAGATTGGAACAACCTGACCTCATTTTATTGGACGTGTTGTTACCAGGTCTTGACGGCTTCGACGTATGTCGAGAGATTCGTCAGCTTACGAAAGCACCTATACTATTTGTTTCAAGCAAAAACGACGAGATTGATAAAGTCCTTGGTCTCGGTCTCGGTGCCGATGATTTCATAACGAAACCATTTAGCCCGAACGAGCTTGTCGCTCGTGTGAAGGCTCATATTCGCAGAAATACTTTTTTCAATGAAAGTGACACCGTAAAAACGCCAAAAGTCCTTTTCGCCGGTGATCTGGAAGTTGATTTACTCCGCCATGTTTGCAAGCTTCATAACAAAGAGGTATCTCTTTCTAAAAAAGAATTTGAGCTTTTGTCTGTAATGATTCAAAGACCTGATCAAACATTCACGTTAGATGATTTGTACAATCGTGTATGGGGCCTTGAGAGTTTAAGCGATACGAGGACAGTCATGGTACATATTCATAATTTAAGAAAGAAGATTGAATTGGACCCTGCCAATCCAAATTATATCCTTACCGTTCGCGGCATTGGCTATCGGTTTAATGGTGAAGCGTGCACTGATGAACCGACCACTATCACTACAGCAAGCTCTAGTAATTAATTGTTCACCATGATGAGGCTGTCCCGAAAGTCACCATACGACTTTCGAGACAGCCTCATTGTTCTTCTATACAAGGGGCTTCCCAATATAGTGGGTAAACATCCCTTATTCGAGCTTACAAGTTAGGTCCTCACCGCCATTCCTTCATCACTTCAACGGGCAAAGTGGAAGGGAGAACACGAACACTGCGCCACTTGAGTTTGAAGTTGCCTCTTCGGCCCAAATACTTCCGCCGTGATAATGAATCAGCTCTTTGCAAATGGCCAGCCCAAGACCGGTCCCACCACCAGATTGTCTTCCTTGATAAAACCGATCAAACAGAAACGGGATATCTTCCTTTCTCAAACCGTTGCCGTTGTCTTCCACCTTTACATAGAGCGTCTGCGTTGAGCAGCGAAAGGTGATGTGTATTTGAGTCACCCCTCCCCCATGCTCAATGGCGTTGTGGATGAAATTGGACACCACCCGCTCAATGCTATCCATATGCACAGAAACACATTTTTCACCGATTTGTTCTCCATGAATATCAAATTGGACGCCAGCCTCCCAGAGCTCAAATGCCAGTTTCTCCGAAATAAAATCCATTAGCCACTGGACACGATGCTCCTGCCTCACAAATGTGGCATCTCCAGACTCTAGCTTTGCGAGCTGGAACAACGACTGAATCAGACCAGACAGCTTATTCGTCTTTTCTAAAACACTTTGCAAATATTTTTGTCGTTGCGCTTTGCTCGGTACCATATCATCCATTAACGTCTCTATATAGCCTTTTATCACAGCAACAGGACTTTGCAAGTCGTGTGAGATGTTTGACAGCAGTTGTCTTCTTGATTGCTCGACCTCAGCAAGACGCTCACTTTTTTGCTCAAGCTCCTGCAATGACTGCTCCAATTCATATGTCCTGCTACGGACTTCATTTTCAAGCTTCTCGGTGAACATCGCATTTTCTAGTGAAATTGCAATTTGGGACACTAAAAGTTCAATGAGTTCCATTTGAGCTGGCGAAAACGACTGCTGCGACATTCTGTTCTCAATATAAATCAATGCGATGAGCTTTTCTTGACGAACAATGGGCAAGCAGAGAACAAAATTCGGTTGTACACGAGCCATGTAATAGGCGTTCATCCAAATGCTTCGGTCGGCAGGGGAAGTGATACTCACCGGCTTTTTTTCTTCCATGACATATTGCAGGACTTCGGTTAAGGCACCTGGATACGTTTCAGCAGCAATTTTGTCAGATGCCAGCCATTCGTAGACTCCTTCCTCCATCACACCTTCTACAAAAAAGGTCTCCTCACGCCGCAGAAACAAAACGCCCCTGTGCCCTCCGGCATATTGCAACGCTAAAGTTAACAAGGTTTCTACTAATGTCGTTAAGTGGATGTTTTCAGAAATCATTTGTGACGCACGGACAATCGTTCCAACATCAACGGATTGCTGAAACGCTGCTCTAGACAATTCCTTTGAACGATTGATGTCGAGATCGCCACGCTGAGAAAAGGCAGGGAAAGCTATAAACACTTGTTTTTGTCTAAAAGAGCTCCCCCAGAGGGCGTAATCCTTTGCTGCTTCCTCAGCGAACCAGCTGGCTACCTTATCGCGGTGATACGCGGCATACATTTCAGCACCACGTTCACTCGCTAAAGCAGCAAAATGCAAGAAGCCGTGAACACGTGCATTTTCTGACGCCATCTCGTAAAATCGTTGCGCTTCATCAATATCAAGCTTTAGACGCGCACGTTCTGCGAGCACAAGGTACTTTTTATGGAGCAGGTCTTCACTGCGAAAGCGTCTCGACTTCTCAAAGAACCGCAGCAAGCTTTCTAGTTTAACGAGACTCTTTCTTCTATCTCTTCGTGAGCTTTTGGCCTCGATTAGAAATGCGGAGGAGAGTGCGTCCATGACCATTACTGTAACCACACCAAGTCCTGACCAGTGTGGCATTTGCCGACTGCTTTGAAGCTGTTCAACCTCTAAACAGACGGCCTTGTATTGACCTGCCCAGAAGGAAAATTGAACGTACAGCAATGGCCAAATTTCTTGTTCTCCATGTGACCACCATGCGGGTCGATTTGGTAAAGGGCGTCCATCGACAATGCTTTGTGCACACTGAGTTGCATAGGCAAAACGTTCCTTTGTTTCCGGTGTCCCCTCCATCTGACGCCAGTGGACTTGAGAAGCAATCAGTGGTTCTCCAGCCTCCATCGCGCACATAATCCAGGCTGATGCCAGTCGTGGCTGAATAGTGGACTGTGATCCTTGCCGAAAAAGGGAGAGCTGTTCTTCAATCATTTGTAAGCTTTGTCGGACACCCGTCTCCCAGTGATCTACCCAAAAACACCTGACATAGAGCACCCAGCCTAAAAACAGACCACCTTTCGACGAATCCTTTGCTAGATTCATCGCTGTTTTTGTCACCACCAAGGCTAACTCTGGTCGTTCTTTATACACTGAAAGGTACCAAGCATAAAAGGCAAGCAAAGACGGCGTGTGCAAATCAGGCCTTTTCGTCGTAAAAAACAATGACTGCTCTGCAGCTACTGAAAAAGCGATGTCCTTCTTTAGAAATAGCAAACACATGATTTCATTCCAGAGCATAGCCTCAACACTTGACTGCGGTACGACTGGCTGGTCCTCAAGTGCTTCAGCAAAGGATTGCATAGAGGCAAGTTCCCAATGATTTCTCCATTTACGCCACCATAGCGTTGGCAGCAGGAAGGACGAATGTGACGTGGCTTTTAACAGCCGTAATGCCTTCATACCGGTTTTTAATGCTTCTCCTGTTCGCCCGTCTAATTGAAAATAATGCATAAAATAGAATAGGGCTTCCGCTTGCTCCTCTTTCGATTGCGAGCATTGCTTTAATTGCACGCAATACGAATGAGCAAGTTGAGGTTCCTTTGACAAAATAGCGTTCTCCGCACAACAACGCAAGAGAATCCACCACAATTGCTGGTAGGTGTTTGACTCAGGCAGCTGCTCCATTAATTTAAGCGCCTTATCAAAATAAAATGTTGCCGTTTCGGGCACCCCGGTTTTCATTGCCTGCTCCCCTATTGAGATAAGCAATTGAACCATTTTCGGCTGAAGAGAAATAGGCAGTGCTGGCTCATCAGCAAGAAAATAATGCTGAGTGATACTGTCTTCCGCCTGGTCGAAAACGTCTGCTGAAAAAGAAAGCTTAAAGATGAGCCAACGGGTATGAATTTCCATGCGCTCTTTTTCAGGAATATACATGAGCAGTTCTTTTTTTAGGGTCTGGTGCAAAAAGCTGAGCTGTCGCCTATCGTGATCTAGAGTAAGGAAGCCTGCTTGTGACATTGACTGCAAGTAAAATAGTAAAGGCTCCTGTTCTAACGCCATAAATTCACTGAGCTGTGAGATCGTGAGTGTATCCACTTCGGCACATACCACATTGTGAAGAACCATTTTCTCATCATAAGTTAAGCGAGAAAATTTATCCGTAAAAAGACCTTGATTTGCTCCTTCGTTAATCAAAGTATTCATTTCACCAAAATTGCACATCCAAGCTCCTTCAAGAGCATTCACATAAAGCATTCCATTGTCATACATCTCATATAAATGAATGCTAATTTGCAGCAAATTCCCTTTTGCAAGCATGTTCAGACCTTCTGAAAACATGAGACTTTCCGTCTGATTCCAGTGAAAAAGAAGGGAAGACAACTCGGAAATTTCAGTAATGCCCAGGCGTCTCAAAGAATGACGCTGAACCTCAACATGTAAGCAACTGTCAAGCTCATTAAGACAGTTTGGACCTTCGTTTTCTTTAATGACAAAAAGCAAGCACACATGAGGAAGTTTTCCATCCTTCACCCACTGACATAACCGCCGTAACGACAAATCGTCAGCCCAATGCACATCATCAACGAACAAAACAATTGGCTGCTGTGCTGTTGCCGAAATCGACAAAAATATCTGAAAGTATTCTTCCCATATACGCCCTGTTGGGGTCAGGCCGCTCGTTGTCGCTGGCTCTCCAAAAAGCCATTCAAGTTCGGGTACTAGCCGCATAAGCCATCCGGGCGGAGAATGAATTTGTCGTTTCATTTGCTGTTTAATCGTGTCAAGCGAATGCTCATTACTCGTCAAGGTAAGTCTGATCAGCTTTCGCAACAATCCGATAAGAAAATGATACGGGCGCTCCATTGCGGTCGGCTGAAGTTTTAAATAGATTGACTTAGCACCGAAACGTTCCATTTCTGCTACTGCCTCTAGACCGATTGTCGATTTTCCTGAACCTGCCGCTCCTGTTATGAATGTGATCATACATTTTCCATGCTTTGTCTCGTTTAAGGACTGAGCAATATGCTTGGCAAGCTCGTCTTGATGCTGCAACGGCATTTTTTCACTAAAGCGTCCTTGCTTACAAAAAAGACCAGGTGACTCTGGAAGCGCATGCCCCCCGTTGACATGCAGCGCAACCCTTTGCAAGTCCATCAGCAAGCTTTTCACATTATCGTAACGTTGTGCGTTGTCCTTTGCCAACGCTTTCAGGATGATGTCCCCGAGAAACATTGGAATATCTTCTCGATGGGCTGCGGGGTTAGGCACTTCTTTCGTTTGCACATCATAATACCACTCAGTTGAAAGCTGTGGATCAAAAGGGACGTAGCCTAAAAGAAGCTCAAAGAACACAATCCCCAAAGCATAAATGTCTGAGCGACCATCTACGATGACAGACTGATTGGAGATCTGTTCTGGAGAACTGTATGCACTTAGCCTTAGAGATGGAAACACAGCTGTCTTTTCATTGCGGAATAGGACAGTGTCTGTACCTAATAAGGTCACTTTGTCCCTTCCGTCGTCCCAATAAATAACCTTGGTTGACAGTTGTTGATGGATTAAATCATTGCGATGAAGCTCTGCAACGGCTGTGACAGTTGCAATGGCTATTCGTAAAAAGGTAGGCAGATCGATAGGGGATGCGTGCATTCGGAGCGTGAGTGATACACCAGCAACGTCGTTTAAAATAAGCGACTGATTTGTAAAGGATGGCGACTGTGGCAAGCACTCAAGGCGCCAATTTTCAAGGAGTTGAAATTCCTTTTCAAGCTGGCTAGAAGCAATGGACGTTTCATATTCAGATGAAACGGTTTTAACGATCCGTTGTCTGCCATCCTCAAGAATATCTATCGTTTCTTGAAACAGATCCGGAAGGTCAAGTCGCGGCTGTGACTGCTGTACCACAGAGTCTCCTCCTTTTCATAATGGTTTGTAAATGAATTATTTCACCCAGCCAAGAAGCATTTCCCTCACAAGCTTTGAGGCAGTGATGGCTGTTTGATCTGAAGAATCATAGGCTGGAGCTACCTCAACCAAATCGGCACCAATAATCTTAAGGTCGGATGATGAAAGCAAATAAATGGCATCAAGTAGTTCTTTTGAGGTGATGCCCCCTGCCTCAGCCGTCCCTGTACCTGGCGCAAACGCTGGATCAAGAACATCAATATCAATCGTAACGTATACTGGGCGTCCCTTGAGCTCTTCCATGACTTCTTTGAGCGGTGCAAGAACCTCAAATGGGAAAAGATGCATGCCGCTCGTTTTCGCAAACTCGAACTCCTCACGTGCACCTGAACGAATGCCAAAGGAGTAGACGTTTTCCGCCCCAAGCAAATCACACGACTTG
The nucleotide sequence above comes from Aureibacillus halotolerans. Encoded proteins:
- a CDS encoding response regulator transcription factor, whose amino-acid sequence is MANEKIMVVDDDIEINEILTLYLRKNGFQVISADEGPKAVELVRLEQPDLILLDVLLPGLDGFDVCREIRQLTKAPILFVSSKNDEIDKVLGLGLGADDFITKPFSPNELVARVKAHIRRNTFFNESDTVKTPKVLFAGDLEVDLLRHVCKLHNKEVSLSKKEFELLSVMIQRPDQTFTLDDLYNRVWGLESLSDTRTVMVHIHNLRKKIELDPANPNYILTVRGIGYRFNGEACTDEPTTITTASSSN
- the uvsE gene encoding UV DNA damage repair endonuclease UvsE, which encodes MRIRFGYVANNLSLWDGSPSSTMTFRHWSTLSAAERQRKLEATAAHNLETTLRILHYNVAQGIPLYRMSSSLIPLATHPEVQWDYSQRFQTLFREIGTFSKTHQLRLSMHPNQFTLFTSDRDDITANAISDMLYHQQVFEQMELSQRGVINIHVGGAYGDKKAAIERFYSNLSRLPKKARLLMTLENDDRTYNAEETLAICQQANIPMVFDYHHHKALPSERSLEDLLPSIFATWKRSPFKPKVHLSSPRNAKEFRKHAEFVDPAFVRPFFHLATSLGIEFDVMIEAKQKEQALLALLSQLEKERRVKRLAGGVLDWPTP
- a CDS encoding DUF1934 domain-containing protein — protein: MASHAVKVLMDTMIKSDGEQETIHVEAKGIRRRTNNGLFLVFYEEGEDEERTQNVVRFEVDKNPPELKVVRSGGRSMRQVYREGETTEGQYEVPWGQWITKATTESVSFQDQDGINASLVFRYQFDIGGATAFHHTTIKIMEDTI
- a CDS encoding phospholipase D-like domain-containing protein — translated: MSIVLLCLSLIVILIIFIWADIYFGKRVFTKNNPSLYSEGFNDTPQLFTDGGEFFDTLFADIENAKHDISVSFFIVKKDALSRLFFQHLKEAAQRGVSVSLLIDRLGSFRIGKKVIKEIEEAGVRFAFSHTPNFPFIFFKALARNHRKIAVIDGEISYLGGFNVAKEYLGEKPKFGPWRDYHLRFTGDAVPIVQSVFAKDFAKAKQIKNEPHLNKATTPLEQKSYTFFISNGSSVAHHYIELFNKANASIFIGSPYFIPNHPVMMALVDAVKRGIKVSVLVPKKTDHLLVQEASYPYLKQLLELGCPVYQYEKGFYHGKLCMIDSSYVDIGTANFDRRSFFLNSEMNCLSSDQQLIKLLQQHIQQDIQSSSILTLDELTKSNPIQWTKRAVASFVAGLL
- a CDS encoding ATP-binding protein, producing the protein MVQQSQPRLDLPDLFQETIDILEDGRQRIVKTVSSEYETSIASSQLEKEFQLLENWRLECLPQSPSFTNQSLILNDVAGVSLTLRMHASPIDLPTFLRIAIATVTAVAELHRNDLIHQQLSTKVIYWDDGRDKVTLLGTDTVLFRNEKTAVFPSLRLSAYSSPEQISNQSVIVDGRSDIYALGIVFFELLLGYVPFDPQLSTEWYYDVQTKEVPNPAAHREDIPMFLGDIILKALAKDNAQRYDNVKSLLMDLQRVALHVNGGHALPESPGLFCKQGRFSEKMPLQHQDELAKHIAQSLNETKHGKCMITFITGAAGSGKSTIGLEAVAEMERFGAKSIYLKLQPTAMERPYHFLIGLLRKLIRLTLTSNEHSLDTIKQQMKRQIHSPPGWLMRLVPELEWLFGEPATTSGLTPTGRIWEEYFQIFLSISATAQQPIVLFVDDVHWADDLSLRRLCQWVKDGKLPHVCLLFVIKENEGPNCLNELDSCLHVEVQRHSLRRLGITEISELSSLLFHWNQTESLMFSEGLNMLAKGNLLQISIHLYEMYDNGMLYVNALEGAWMCNFGEMNTLINEGANQGLFTDKFSRLTYDEKMVLHNVVCAEVDTLTISQLSEFMALEQEPLLFYLQSMSQAGFLTLDHDRRQLSFLHQTLKKELLMYIPEKERMEIHTRWLIFKLSFSADVFDQAEDSITQHYFLADEPALPISLQPKMVQLLISIGEQAMKTGVPETATFYFDKALKLMEQLPESNTYQQLWWILLRCCAENAILSKEPQLAHSYCVQLKQCSQSKEEQAEALFYFMHYFQLDGRTGEALKTGMKALRLLKATSHSSFLLPTLWWRKWRNHWELASMQSFAEALEDQPVVPQSSVEAMLWNEIMCLLFLKKDIAFSVAAEQSLFFTTKRPDLHTPSLLAFYAWYLSVYKERPELALVVTKTAMNLAKDSSKGGLFLGWVLYVRCFWVDHWETGVRQSLQMIEEQLSLFRQGSQSTIQPRLASAWIMCAMEAGEPLIASQVHWRQMEGTPETKERFAYATQCAQSIVDGRPLPNRPAWWSHGEQEIWPLLYVQFSFWAGQYKAVCLEVEQLQSSRQMPHWSGLGVVTVMVMDALSSAFLIEAKSSRRDRRKSLVKLESLLRFFEKSRRFRSEDLLHKKYLVLAERARLKLDIDEAQRFYEMASENARVHGFLHFAALASERGAEMYAAYHRDKVASWFAEEAAKDYALWGSSFRQKQVFIAFPAFSQRGDLDINRSKELSRAAFQQSVDVGTIVRASQMISENIHLTTLVETLLTLALQYAGGHRGVLFLRREETFFVEGVMEEGVYEWLASDKIAAETYPGALTEVLQYVMEEKKPVSITSPADRSIWMNAYYMARVQPNFVLCLPIVRQEKLIALIYIENRMSQQSFSPAQMELIELLVSQIAISLENAMFTEKLENEVRSRTYELEQSLQELEQKSERLAEVEQSRRQLLSNISHDLQSPVAVIKGYIETLMDDMVPSKAQRQKYLQSVLEKTNKLSGLIQSLFQLAKLESGDATFVRQEHRVQWLMDFISEKLAFELWEAGVQFDIHGEQIGEKCVSVHMDSIERVVSNFIHNAIEHGGGVTQIHITFRCSTQTLYVKVEDNGNGLRKEDIPFLFDRFYQGRQSGGGTGLGLAICKELIHYHGGSIWAEEATSNSSGAVFVFSLPLCPLK
- the argS gene encoding arginine--tRNA ligase → MSILEAKKQAISKEVERAVLATGLVTEEELPTVLLETPKDSTHGDYATNIAMQLARPAKKAPRAIAESIVAAFNKQKTAVSDIQIAGPGFINFRLDVHALIGVVEEVLEAKDTYGSSNADKPERIQVEFVSANPTGTLHLGHARGAAVGDSLCNILQAAGHEVSREYYINDAGNQVDQLARSIEARYFQALGQEKEMPKDGYHGADIIDIARQLAEQDGESYVSQTEADRLAAFRAYGLQFELDKLKKDLLDFKVPFDEWYSETSLYQNGKIQPALDTLKANGEIYEEEGATWFRSTTYGDDKDRVLIKSDGSYTYLTPDIAYHQDKIERGFSKLINIWGADHHGYIPRMQAAIQALGHSKETLEVEIIQMVNLFENGEKVKMSKRTGNAVTLRELMEDVGVDAMRFFFAMRSPDSHLDFDIDLAKSESNDNPVFYAQYAHARVSSIFKQAEEKGISVAVSADLSLLGSDKEQALLKKVGCFPEVVKDAADKRAPHRITQYVHELASTFHSFYNADKVINPENGPLTQARLQLVKSVQQTLKNALTLVGVNAPERM